A genomic window from Cupriavidus basilensis includes:
- the uraD gene encoding 2-oxo-4-hydroxy-4-carboxy-5-ureidoimidazoline decarboxylase produces the protein MSQTYTLDQLNALPAADFIQALGGIYEHSAWVAQAAATQRPFAHAAALADAMRAIVDGAGDAAQIKLVRAHPELAGKAAVRGELTAESTREQSGAGLDQCSAAEFEQLQSLNRQYNEKFGFPFILAVRGYDRAGIIGEFARRVSNEPAAELQTCINQIHRIAQFRLNDLVSG, from the coding sequence ATGAGCCAGACCTACACCCTCGACCAACTCAACGCCCTGCCGGCCGCCGACTTCATCCAGGCGCTCGGCGGCATCTATGAACACTCCGCGTGGGTGGCGCAAGCCGCCGCCACGCAGCGCCCCTTTGCCCATGCGGCCGCGCTGGCCGATGCCATGCGCGCCATCGTGGACGGCGCGGGCGACGCTGCCCAGATCAAGCTGGTGCGCGCCCACCCGGAGCTGGCCGGCAAGGCCGCCGTGCGCGGCGAGCTGACCGCCGAATCCACCCGCGAGCAAAGCGGCGCCGGGCTGGACCAGTGCTCCGCGGCGGAGTTCGAGCAACTGCAATCGCTCAACCGCCAGTACAACGAGAAATTCGGCTTCCCCTTCATCCTGGCGGTGCGCGGCTACGACCGCGCCGGCATCATCGGCGAGTTCGCAAGGCGCGTGAGCAACGAACCGGCCGCAGAGTTGCAAACTTGCATCAACCAGATCCACCGCATTGCGCAATTCCGGCTGAACGACTTAGTATCCGGCTGA
- a CDS encoding MFS transporter, which translates to MSVLALAVMAWFALRAPDYAGHAAGKHMPVRRVFATPGVRPVLGVLALWVMAHNMLYTYVVPFLVPAGLAGQVDIVLLVFGVGSLGGVWVSGLLIDRLLRVLVLASLALFAMASLALAIGGSHPAVVYLAVVTWGLTFGGAPALLQTASAEAAGPGADVAQSMLVTTWNLAIAAGGIVGGVLLETHGVGAFPRALLALLLVGLLIAWASRGHGFPTRPDAA; encoded by the coding sequence ATGTCGGTCCTGGCGCTGGCCGTGATGGCGTGGTTCGCGTTGAGGGCGCCGGATTACGCTGGCCACGCTGCGGGCAAGCACATGCCAGTGCGCCGGGTGTTCGCGACCCCGGGTGTGCGGCCAGTCCTGGGCGTACTGGCCTTATGGGTGATGGCCCACAACATGCTCTACACCTATGTCGTGCCCTTTCTCGTGCCAGCCGGACTGGCCGGGCAGGTGGATATCGTGCTGCTGGTGTTCGGCGTGGGGTCGCTGGGCGGCGTGTGGGTCAGCGGCCTGCTGATCGACCGCCTGCTGCGCGTGCTGGTGCTGGCAAGCCTTGCGCTGTTCGCCATGGCCTCGCTGGCGCTCGCCATCGGCGGCAGCCATCCGGCCGTGGTCTATCTGGCCGTCGTGACCTGGGGCCTGACCTTCGGCGGCGCCCCCGCCTTGCTGCAGACCGCATCCGCCGAGGCGGCGGGGCCTGGCGCCGATGTCGCGCAATCGATGCTCGTCACCACCTGGAACCTCGCCATCGCAGCCGGCGGCATCGTCGGCGGCGTCCTGCTGGAGACGCACGGCGTCGGCGCGTTCCCGCGGGCGCTGCTTGCGTTGTTGCTTGTTGGGCTGCTGATTGCGTGG
- a CDS encoding nucleobase:cation symporter-2 family protein, whose amino-acid sequence MTSASTTVTTDQTNERLPSGRLLALGLQHVLVMYAGTVAVPLIIGGALKLPKDQLAFLINADLFAAGLATLIQAFGFWKFGIRMPVMMGVTFASVAPMIAIGSDPNVGLLGIYGAVIAAGVFGILVAPLMGRMLGLFPPVVTGTVITLIGVSLMRVGINWAAGGQPTTRAVIDGVVKDVPNLAYGDLGNLGIAALVLVAILLLSKYGRGLISNCAVLLGIVIGTLVAMALGKVSFEGLSDASAIALITPLHFGIPTFDLPAILSMCVVMLITLVESTGMFLALADITGKRLSNEDLTRGLRADGLGTVIGGVFNTFPYTSFSQNVGLVTVTGVRSRYVAVAGGIILIGLGLFPKMAHIVASVPQFVLGGAGIVMFGMVAATGIRILGSCDFNRNRFNLFIVAISIGFGMIPTLAPTFFQYLPKWTDPFTHSGIVLGTIVAVVLNVFFNGIQSREEAMRNAAANSHGTE is encoded by the coding sequence ATGACTAGCGCTAGCACCACGGTCACAACGGACCAAACCAACGAGCGGCTGCCTTCGGGCCGGCTGCTTGCGCTCGGCCTGCAGCACGTGCTGGTGATGTATGCCGGTACCGTCGCGGTGCCGCTGATCATCGGCGGCGCGCTCAAGCTGCCCAAGGATCAGCTTGCCTTCCTGATCAATGCCGACCTGTTCGCGGCGGGCCTGGCCACGCTGATCCAGGCTTTCGGCTTCTGGAAGTTCGGCATCCGCATGCCGGTCATGATGGGAGTGACCTTTGCCTCGGTGGCGCCGATGATCGCCATCGGCTCCGACCCCAACGTGGGCCTGCTGGGCATCTACGGCGCGGTGATTGCCGCAGGGGTGTTCGGCATCCTGGTGGCGCCGCTGATGGGACGCATGCTCGGGCTGTTCCCGCCTGTCGTCACCGGCACGGTGATCACGCTGATCGGGGTGTCGCTGATGCGGGTGGGCATCAACTGGGCGGCCGGCGGCCAGCCCACCACCCGTGCCGTGATCGACGGCGTGGTCAAGGATGTGCCAAACCTCGCCTATGGCGACCTGGGCAACCTGGGCATCGCGGCGCTGGTGCTGGTGGCGATCCTGTTGCTGAGCAAGTATGGCCGCGGCCTGATCTCCAACTGCGCGGTGCTGCTTGGCATCGTGATCGGCACCCTGGTGGCGATGGCGCTGGGCAAGGTTTCCTTCGAAGGCCTTAGCGACGCCAGCGCGATCGCGCTGATCACGCCGCTGCACTTCGGCATCCCGACCTTCGACCTTCCGGCCATCCTGTCGATGTGCGTGGTGATGCTGATCACGCTGGTGGAATCCACCGGCATGTTCCTCGCGCTGGCCGACATCACCGGCAAGCGCCTGTCCAACGAAGACCTGACCCGCGGCCTGCGCGCGGACGGCCTTGGCACCGTGATCGGCGGCGTGTTCAACACCTTCCCCTACACCTCGTTCTCGCAGAACGTGGGCCTGGTGACGGTGACCGGCGTGCGCTCGCGCTATGTGGCGGTGGCCGGCGGCATCATCCTGATCGGCCTGGGCCTGTTCCCGAAGATGGCGCACATCGTGGCCTCGGTGCCGCAGTTCGTGCTCGGCGGCGCGGGCATCGTGATGTTCGGCATGGTGGCCGCCACCGGCATCCGCATCCTGGGCTCGTGCGATTTCAACCGCAACCGCTTCAACCTGTTCATCGTCGCCATCTCGATCGGCTTCGGCATGATCCCGACACTGGCGCCGACCTTCTTCCAGTACCTGCCCAAGTGGACCGACCCGTTCACCCACAGCGGCATCGTGCTGGGCACCATCGTGGCAGTCGTGCTCAACGTCTTCTTCAACGGCATCCAGTCGCGTGAAGAAGCCATGCGCAACGCCGCGGCCAACTCGCACGGCACGGAATAA
- the puuE gene encoding allantoinase PuuE: MTSHNYPRDLIGYGSQPPHARWPGGARIALQFVLNYEEGGENNVLHGDAGSEQFLSEIIGAAAYPDRHMSMEGVYEYGSRAGVWRILREFEQRGLPLTIFGVSMALQRHPDLTRAFVELGHEIACHGWRWIHYQGMDEATEREHMRIGMQIIKELTGSLPLGWYTGRDSPNTRRLVVEHGGLLYDSDYYGDDLPFWTEVEVTGGEKKPHLVVPYTLDSNDMRFATPQGFNTGEQFFHYLKDAFDVLYAEGDPQGLDRPKMLSVGMHCRLLGRPGRMRGLQRFLDYAQGHDKVWICRRVDIARHWAETHPYSAQNHA, from the coding sequence ATGACAAGCCACAACTATCCACGCGATCTGATCGGCTACGGCAGCCAGCCGCCGCACGCCCGCTGGCCGGGCGGCGCGCGCATCGCGCTGCAGTTCGTCCTCAACTACGAAGAGGGCGGCGAAAACAACGTGCTGCACGGCGATGCCGGCTCCGAACAGTTCCTCTCCGAGATCATCGGCGCGGCGGCTTACCCCGACCGCCACATGAGCATGGAGGGCGTGTACGAGTACGGCTCGCGCGCCGGCGTCTGGCGCATCCTGCGCGAGTTCGAGCAGCGCGGGCTGCCGCTGACGATCTTTGGCGTGTCAATGGCATTGCAGCGCCATCCGGACCTGACCCGCGCGTTCGTCGAGCTAGGCCATGAGATCGCCTGCCACGGCTGGCGCTGGATCCACTACCAGGGGATGGATGAAGCCACCGAGCGCGAGCACATGCGCATCGGCATGCAGATCATCAAGGAACTGACCGGCTCGCTGCCACTCGGCTGGTACACCGGCCGCGACAGCCCCAACACGCGCCGCCTGGTGGTGGAGCACGGCGGGCTGCTGTATGACTCGGACTACTACGGCGACGACCTGCCCTTCTGGACCGAGGTGGAAGTCACCGGCGGCGAAAAGAAGCCCCACCTGGTGGTGCCCTATACGCTCGACTCCAACGACATGCGCTTTGCCACGCCGCAAGGCTTCAACACCGGCGAGCAGTTCTTCCACTACCTCAAGGACGCCTTCGACGTGCTCTACGCCGAGGGCGATCCGCAGGGGCTGGACCGCCCCAAGATGCTGTCGGTGGGCATGCACTGCCGCCTGCTGGGCCGCCCGGGCCGCATGCGCGGGCTGCAGCGCTTTCTCGACTACGCGCAGGGACACGACAAGGTCTGGATCTGCCGGCGCGTGGATATCGCGCGCCACTGGGCCGAAACCCATCCCTACTCCGCACAGAACCACGCATAA
- a CDS encoding porin yields MHKQIKPALKLAAMAAALFSGAAMAQSSVTLYGQADMFVGGVKNVGAANRAYVANSGGMQTSYWGIKGTEDLGGGTKAIFDLNGFFRTDSGSSGRFNGDSMFSRNAFVGLQNDKLGTIKLGRNTTPYFVSTILFNPLIDSYVFSPMVFHTYFGASTARVNDPGIIGDSGWNNSLLYSTPNFGGLTANVIYSFGEKAGATGQNKWGGNLTYFNGPFAATLAFQQVKFDSTPGDVTASTSPLLVGFSKQNAVQGGVSYDFKIVKLFAQGQYIKSDINNNVNGDIKHTNGQVGVSVPVGNGNILASYAYDKTKNSVADFKRNTVAVAYDYNLSKRTDVYAAYFYDKITDLSHGDTFGVGLRHKF; encoded by the coding sequence ATGCATAAGCAGATCAAGCCGGCCCTCAAGCTGGCAGCGATGGCAGCAGCCCTTTTCAGCGGCGCGGCCATGGCGCAATCCAGCGTCACGCTGTACGGCCAGGCCGACATGTTCGTCGGCGGCGTCAAGAACGTCGGCGCGGCCAACCGCGCCTATGTCGCCAATTCGGGCGGCATGCAGACCTCGTACTGGGGCATCAAGGGCACCGAAGACCTCGGCGGCGGCACCAAGGCCATCTTCGACCTGAACGGCTTCTTCCGCACCGACAGTGGCTCCTCGGGCCGCTTCAACGGCGACTCGATGTTCAGCCGCAATGCATTCGTGGGCCTGCAGAACGACAAGCTGGGCACCATCAAGCTGGGCCGCAACACCACGCCCTACTTCGTGTCGACCATCCTGTTCAACCCGCTGATCGACTCCTACGTGTTCTCGCCGATGGTGTTCCACACCTATTTCGGCGCCTCCACGGCCCGCGTGAACGACCCGGGCATCATCGGCGATTCGGGCTGGAACAACTCGCTGCTGTACTCCACGCCGAACTTCGGCGGCCTGACCGCCAACGTGATCTACTCGTTCGGCGAGAAAGCTGGCGCCACCGGCCAGAACAAGTGGGGCGGCAACCTGACGTACTTCAACGGCCCGTTCGCTGCCACGCTGGCCTTCCAGCAGGTCAAGTTCGACAGCACGCCGGGTGACGTGACCGCATCGACCAGCCCGCTGCTGGTCGGATTCAGCAAGCAAAATGCGGTGCAGGGCGGCGTGAGCTACGACTTCAAGATCGTCAAGCTGTTCGCGCAAGGCCAGTACATCAAGTCGGACATCAACAACAACGTCAACGGCGACATCAAGCACACCAACGGCCAGGTCGGCGTTTCGGTGCCGGTCGGCAATGGCAATATCCTGGCGTCCTACGCCTACGACAAGACCAAGAACTCGGTCGCGGACTTCAAGCGCAACACGGTGGCGGTCGCTTACGACTACAACCTGTCCAAGCGCACCGACGTCTACGCCGCTTACTTCTACGACAAGATCACCGACCTGTCGCACGGCGACACCTTCGGTGTGGGCCTGCGCCACAAGTTCTGA
- a CDS encoding LysR substrate-binding domain-containing protein, whose product MVTNTLEPQVCFAEQGLGIACVPDISIRRQLDEGTLVSVLDDYNQDRTMLRVLWPSSRQLSPKLRAFVDFIAGSLLAA is encoded by the coding sequence ATGGTGACCAACACGCTGGAGCCGCAGGTGTGTTTCGCCGAGCAGGGCCTGGGCATCGCCTGCGTGCCGGATATTTCCATCCGGCGCCAGCTGGACGAAGGCACGCTTGTCAGCGTGCTTGACGACTACAACCAGGACCGCACGATGCTGCGGGTGCTGTGGCCGTCCAGCCGCCAGCTGTCACCCAAGCTCAGGGCCTTCGTGGACTTCATCGCCGGGAGCCTGCTTGCCGCCTGA
- a CDS encoding MFS transporter, which translates to MLASRARSRPAGHRGTAATQGWRRRPLLLAALAGLLAFNTITALAPGYVVALVARLLAGMAGGLIWGMLAGYARRMVPDHLKGRALAVAGVGAPRLARCRSWRWP; encoded by the coding sequence ATGCTGGCCAGCCGAGCCCGATCCCGGCCGGCTGGCCATCGCGGCACAGCGGCCACGCAAGGCTGGCGCCGCCGGCCATTGCTGCTGGCCGCGCTGGCCGGGCTGCTGGCCTTCAATACGATTACCGCCCTGGCGCCCGGCTACGTAGTGGCACTGGTGGCGCGCTTGCTGGCAGGCATGGCGGGCGGCCTGATCTGGGGCATGCTCGCGGGCTATGCGCGGCGCATGGTGCCGGATCACCTCAAGGGCCGCGCACTGGCCGTGGCCGGCGTCGGCGCGCCGCGTTTGGCGCGATGTCGGTCCTGGCGCTGGCCGTGA